CCGGCCGTCCTGCCGGTAGCGCGCGCGATCTCCCGTCCGGTACATCCGGGCTCCTTCCCGGCCCGAGAAGGGATCCGCGACGAAGCGCTCCGCGGTCAGCTCCGGACGCGCGGCGTATCCTCGCGCCACGCCCGCGCCACCGATGTACAGCTCGCCCACCACGCCGATGGGCACCGGGTTGAGCGCCGGATCCAGGATGTACAGCTCGGTGTTCGCGATGGGCCGGCCGATGGGCATCGGCTCCTCGGCGCGCTCCACCTCGTGGGTGGAGGACCAGATGGTCGTCTCGGTGGGACCGTACGCGTTGACGATCCGGGCGCGCGTCCAGCGGCGGAGATCCGTCACCAGCGCGGGCGGGAGGGCCTCGCCTCCCAGCACGAGCGTGCCCAACCCACCGAGCGCGTGTGCCGTCCCGGCGTCCTCCAGGAGGATGCGCGCGAGCGAGGGGGTGCACTGGAAGTGGGTGACGCCGTGCCGCTCGAGCAGCTCCGGCAGCTCCGCGTGTGGGATGCCGGGGCGGCGGGCGCGGCCATTCTGCTCGGGGGCCAGCACCACGGTGAAGCCGCGGGTGAGGCTCCAGATCAGCTCCAGGCCGGAGATGTCGAACGCGATGGTGGTGACGGCCAGCCACACCCCGGGGCCCTCCCTCCGGAGGGGGACGTCCATGGCCGACAGGAAGGCGGCGAGGTTGCGCCGCGTCACCATCACCGCCTTGGGGGTGCCGGTGGAGCCGGAGGTATAGATGAGGTAGGCGAGGCCGTCGGCCGGTGCCGTGGCGAACGGAGGGACGGACGCACCACCGGACTGGCTCGCGGGCTCATCGAGCAGCAGCACGGGCAGGGGGGCCTGGGGGAACAGGTTCTCCAGCGCCCGTTCCGTGAGGAGCACGGCCGCGCGGCTGTCCTCGAGCATGAAGGAGAGCCGCGCGCGCGGGTAGGTCGGATCCAACGGGAGGTAGGCGGCGCCCGTCTTGAGCACGGCGAGCATCCCCACCACCATCTCCACCGAGCGGTGCAGGCACAGGGCGATGATCCGCTCCGGCCCGGCGCCGAGCCCGGCGAGACGGGCCGCGAGAGCGCTCGCGCGCGCGTCCAACTCCCGGTACGTCAGCGCCTCGCCCGCGAAGCGCAGGGCCACCGCGTCCGGAGTCGCGCGGGCCTGCTCCTCGAGGAGCCGCGCCACGTCGGAGCCGGGGGTGGGGGCGGCGGTGGCATTCCACTCGACGAGTTGCCGCTGGCGTTCCTCCTCCGGGAGGAGGGGCAGCTCGAGGATCCGGCGCCCGGGCCCGGCCACCGCCGCCACGAGCATGCGCTGGAAACCATCCGCCAGACGCGCGGCGAGCCCGGCGTCCATCACGTCGGTGCCGTACTGGAGCGCCGCCCGCATGCCGCCCGGCGAGTCCTCCACCTCCAGGCACAGGTCGAACTGCGCGGTGGTTCCGTCCAGCTCCACCCGGCCCACCTCCAGCCCCTCGAGGGAGAACGGGGAGGGCGGCAGGTTGTGGAAGATGAACAGGGCCTGGAACGGCGGCTGCCGTCCGGTGGTGCGCGAGCGCTGGAGCTCCTCCACCACGCGGTCGAACGGCACCTCCTGGTTCGCCAGGGCCCCGGAGAGCACCTCGCGCACCCGTCCGAGGAGCTCGCGGAAGACCGGGTTGCCGGACAGCTCCGCGCGCAGGGCCAGGGTGTTGATGAAGGGGCCCAGCACCCGCTCCAGGTCGGCGCGCGTGCGTCCCGAGACGGGCGTGCCGACCACCAGATCCGTCTGGCCGCTGAACCGGTGCAGCGCCGCCAGGAACGTGGTGAGCAGGACCGCGAAGGCCGTGGTCTGCTCCGCGCGGCCGAGCGCCTTCACCCGCGCGGCGAGCGCGGCCGGCAGCTCGAAGCGGTGGACCGCTCCCGCGAAGGTCCGCGTCGCGCTCCGGTGCCCCGGCAGCTCCAACGCGGACCGCTCCCCGGCCAGCTGCTTGCGCCAGTGCTGGAGCTGCCGCTCCACCACCTCGGGTGTGAGCGCGCTCCGCTGCCGGTGGGCGGCCTCAACGTATCCGGGACCGGAGGCGATGGCCGGTGCCTGGCCTCCCCTGCACTCCCGGTAGCGCGCGCCCAGCTCGCGGAGGAAGAGCCCGAGCGACCAGCCATCGAACACGGCGTGGTGGGCCACCAGCAGCAGCCAGTGCTCCTCGGCGCTGGCCCGCCACAGGATGACCCGGGTCAGCGGGCCCCGGGCGAGATCGAAGGGAGCCTCCGCGTGCTCGCGAGCGAGCCGGAGCACCTCCTCGTGCGCGGGCCGCGACGCCTCCAACTCCACCACCGTCACCGCGAGCCGGGGCTCCGGGTCCACCACCAGGGTGGGGTGGCCGTCCTCGAGCGGGAAGCGCATCCGCAGCGCGTCATGCTGGTGGGCGATCCGCTCCACCGCGCGCCGCAGCGCCTCCACATCCAGAGGGCCCGTCAGGCGCCAGAAGCTCCAGATGTTCTGCACGGAGGTTCCCGGGTGGAGCTGCTCGAAGAAGAGCAGCCGCTCCTGGGTGAAGGAGAGCCGTGGGCGCTCGTTGGGAGGCGGCGGTGGCGTGGCGGCCTGAGTGTCCACGAGCTGCCCGCGCTGCATGGCACGCAGGAGCGCGAGCTTCGTCGGGGAGAGCTTCGGGCGGCTTTCTTCGGACATGGATTCCAGGCTCCGAGGGCGCGGGAAGCGCGAGGGCGCGCATCTATACCTCTAGTCGCCTGTTCCGGGGCAGCCTTGCCTGACATAATTTCGCATACGCCTGCCCTCCTTCCGAGCGCGGGACATCTGATGAGGAGGGGCATGAGAATCCTGAAGATCGTCACGGGCCCGGATGGGGAGAGCCACTTCCAGGAGGCGGAGATCGCCTTCGAGCCGATGGGCGCGCTCGCCTGTTCCGAGATGTGGCCGGTGATGGGCGCCGGCTTCCGTCACTTCCCCCCCGGCTTCGCCAGCGACTTCCATACTGCTGGAATGCGGGAACTGTCGGTCGTGCTGGCGGGCGAGGCCGACTATGAGGTGAGCGACGGCGAGGTCCGGCGGCTGGGGCCCGGCAGCGTGCTCCTGATGGAGGACACCACGGGCAAGGGGCACCGCAGCCGCAATGTGGGAGCCGCGGAGCGGATTTCGCTTTTCCTGCCACTCGGAGATTGAGAATTCGCGCGCCGGGCCTCTTGGAGTGCCGGGCAGGTGGCCGGGCGGTCGGGAGCGTTTATTTGATGAGAGTGTTTGGCCGAAGACTGTAGACTGCGCGCCCTTTCTCTCGGCCTCGCCAGGCCGGGACCTCCAAACACCAAGGAAGGCGAAGTCAATGGGCGCGTCTCGCGAGCCAGTCGCGATCATCGGAATGTCGGGCCGTTTCCCCGGGGCGAACACCCTGGAGCAGTTCTGGGAGAATCTCCGCAATGGGGTGGAGTCCATCCAGCGGATTCCAGAGAAGATCATCGACACCCGGAGGGATCCGCGGGGCAACCTGCCGCCCAATTTCGTCCCGAGGGGCTCGTTCCTGGCGGACACCGAGTGGTTCGATCACCAGTTCTTCGGGCTGTCGCTGCGTGACGCGAAGGTGATGGATCCGCAGCAGCGGCTCTTCATCGAGTACGCGTGGACGGCGATCGAGGACGCGGGCTACGAGCCGGAGACGCTGGGCGAGCGCGTCGCCGTATATGGTGGAGGCGGGCCCTCGCGGCACATCCTCGACGCGCTGGATGCCTTCGGTCACGACTACGGCACCATGTTCGAGGTGGTGGCCACCGGCGTCGCCAACGCGATGGCGATGCGCGTCTCGCACCTGTTCAACCTGCTGGGCGAGTCCCTCTACATCTATACCGCCTGCTCCACGACGCTGGTGGCCATCGACATGGCGTGCCGGGCGGTGCTCGATGGGCGGGCCGACGTGGCGCTCGCGGGCGGCACCGCCCTGTGGCTCCCCCAGATGGAGGGCTATGAGCACGTGGAGGGGATGATCCTCTCCAAGGACGGGCACTGCCGCGCCTTCGACGCGCGCGCCAGCGGCACCATCTGGGGCAATGGCGTCGGCGCGCTGGTCGTCAAGCCGCTCGCCCAGGCGCTGCGCGATCGGGATCCCATCCGGGCGGTGATCGCCGGCTCGGCGGTCAACAACGACGGGCGCCTGAACAAGCTCAGCTTCGCCTCGCCGAGCGCGGAGGGGCAGACGCGCTGCATCAAGATGGCCTACGCCGAGTCCGGCGTGCCGACCCAGAGCATCTCCTTCGTGGAAGCCCACGGCACCGGCACGGTGGTGGGTGATCCGCTCGAGCTCGAGGGCCTGCACATGGCGTTCGGCAAGGGCAAGGGCCCGAAGACGGTCGCCCTGGGCTCGGTGAAGACGAACATCGGCCACCTGGATCCGGTGGCGGGCATCGCCTCGGTGGCCAAGACGGTGCTCGCGCTGGAGAACGAGGAGCTCCCAGCCAGCCTGCACTTCGAGAAGCCCAACCCGGCCATTGACTTCGAGTCCGGGCCGTTCTTCGTGAATTCCACCCTGCGGCCCTGGCCGCGGATGGACGGCGCGCCCCGGCGCGCGGGCGTCAACTCCTTCGGCGTGGGCGGCACCAACGCGCACGTCATCCTCGAGGAGGCGCCGAGGCCCGAGCAGCCGGTGCGCAGCGCGCGGCCGCGGCAGCTCGTCACCCTGTCGGCCCGGACGGAGAAGGCGCTGGACAACATGACGGCGCAGCTCGCCGCGCACCTGCGCAAGCACCCGGAGCTGGACGTGGCGGACGTGGCGTTCACCCGCGCGCTGGGCCGGCGCCAGTTCGACGCGCGCCGCGCCCTCGTGGTGGAGGACGTGCCCTCGCTCATCCAGGCGCTGGAGTCGCCCCCGCCCGCGGTGAAGGTGCGCCCCAGGGCCGAGCAGCAGAAGGTGGTCTTCCTCTTCCCCGGCCAGGGCTCGCAGCACACGCGGATGGCGCAGGAGCTGTACACGAGCGAGCCCGAGTTCCGCCGCGACGTGGACGACTGCTGCGAGGCGCTCCAGGGCCTGCTCAAGCAGGACGTGCGCAAGGTGCTCTTCCCCGAGCAGGACAAGCTCGCCTGGGCCGAGGAGCAGATTCAGCAGACGTACCTCACCCAGCCCATCCTCTTCGTCGTGGAGTACGCGCTGGCGCGGCAGTGGATGCGCTGGGGCATCCAGCCCGCGGCGATGCTCGGCCACAGCGTGGGCGAGTACGTGGCCGCGTGCCTCGCGGGCGTCTTCAACCCCGGTGAGGCGTTGACGCTCCTGGCGGCGCGCGGGCGCTGCATCCAGGAGGCCCCGACGGGCGCGATGATCGCCGTCACCCGTCCGGAGTCCGAGGTGGTCCCGCTGCTCGGGCCCGGCCTCGACGTCGCCGCGGTGAACGGCCCCGGCCAGTGCGTCGTCTCCGGTCCCCACGAGGCCATCGAGGCCCTGGAGAAGGTGCTGACGGGCAAGGGGATCGAGTCCTTCCGGTTGCGCACCTCGCACGCGTTCCACTCGGCCATGCTGGAGGGCGCCGCCGACAAGTTCCTGGGCGCCGCCCGCCGCGTGAAGTTCCGTGCCCCGCAGCTGCCCTTCATCTCCAACGTCACCGGGACGTGGATCACCCCGGAGCAGGCCACGGATCCCCAGTACTGGGCCCGGCACCTGCGCCAGCCGGTGCGCTTCTGGGCCGGTCTGCAGACGCTCCGCCAGTCCGGATACCGGAACTTCCTCGAGGTGGGCCCCGGCCACACGTTGAGCAGGATCCTCCAGGAGAACCCGGTGGAGGGCGGTGGGCAGGAGCTGGCACTGGCCTCGCTCAAGCACCCGAAGAAGGTGGGCTCGGACTACGACGTGCTGCTGCGCGGCCTGGGAGACCTCTGGGCGCACCGCGTGTCGGTGAAGTGGGCCGGGTACTACGGCAACGAGAAGCGCCGCCGCGTGCGCCTGCCGCACTACCCCTTCGAAAAGGCCTGGTGCGCGCTGTACGAGCCGGGTGAGGAGTTCAAGCTGGTGGAGAAGGCGCTGGGGGCGCAGCGGCTCGGCAATCCGCTCTCCGATGCCCAGCGGCCCACCGAGGGCCAGACGCAGGCCGCCGCGCAGCTCGCCGCCGTGGTCCAGGCCGCCAGTCACGCGCCCGCGCCCGTCGCGGATGCTCCCGCCGCCCGCGCCTCGCTGGCCGGCCCGCCCCTCCAGGCCCGTCCCAGCTCCTACCAGCGTGACTTCGTGGCCCCCAGCGGCGACGTGGAGATCCGCATCGCCGAGGTGTTCGGCCGGGCGCTCGGCATCCGCGAGGTCGGTGCGGACGACGATCTCATGGAGCTCGGAGGCCACTCGCTGATGCTGGTGGCCATCACCAACCACCTGCGCGCCATGTTCGACATCCAGATCAACATTCGCGCCGTCATGGACCACCCCACGCCCGCCACGCTGGCTCGCAAGGTGGAGAGCCTCATCGCCGAGAAGAAGGCGACCGAGAAGTAGGGTGCCCCGCGCCTGGAAGAACGAGAGAGAGAGACACACACCATGAGCACTGCTGAAGACAAACTCGCCATCCTCGAGGTGATGACCAGCTACTTCTTCGCCCTGGACGCGCTCGCGGATCCCTCCGCGCTGCTGAGCCACTACACGCCGGACGCGGTGTGGGAGTGCTACAACCATGGCGAGAAAGAGCCCGCGCTGCGCTTCGACTCTCGCGAGCAGATCGAGCAGGTGATCGCGATGGAGTCGGCGACGCCCAACCCGGTGCTGCTGCGCCACCACCAGTGTGGCGTGTTGTTCCGGGAGGTGACGGGCTCCACGGCGGTGACCCGCACCAAGGTGATGGTCACCGCGCAGCGCCCGGACGATCCGGCGCCCCGCGTCCGCAACACCGCCACCTGCGAGGGACACTGGCGCAAGGGGACGGATGGGTGGAAACTGGCCAAGTGGACCATCTTCCGCGATCCCGCGGCCTGAGTCCCCCACCATGCGTCAGGAATCCTGGATGTCACTCGAAGGCAACAAGGCCGTCGTTCGCCGCTACTTCGAAGAGGTGATCGACGGCCGCGCCAATGTCCTGGAAGAGCTCTTCACCCCCGACTGTGTCATCCACCGTCTGGAGCTGCCGGAGCCCATCAGCGGTCTCGAGCAGATGCAGATGTTCCTGGAGATGTCGCGCTACTCCATCCAGCAGACGCGCACCACGCTGCACCGGCTGGTGGCGGATGGCGACACGGTGGCCGCGCACCTGACGCACCGGGTGGTGTTCGCCGGGATGATCTCCACGCCGTTCGGCGCCAGGGACGTGGCCGGGCAGTCCGTGGAGTGGTCCGCGATGACCTTCTTCCGCATGGTGGACGGGAAGATCGCCGAGGAGTGGGTGAATCGGGACGAGATGGGCATCCTCGCCCAGGTGGGGCTGGTGCAGCGCTCGTAACCCCGCGGTGCCGGGAAGGCACCGCGGGCCACGCGCGGTGCCCTCTCAGTCGACCTTGCTCTGGGGCAGATCCTCGGGGGAGAGCGCGAAGCCGGTGGGGTTGGCGGCCAGGGTCATGCCGCTGGGCAGCACGCCCAGCTCGAAGCGGCCCGCCAGGTACGCGGCATGGTCTGGCTTGATGGCCATCACCAGGCCGGCCTGGGCATCCCGGAAGAGGCGCTCGATGGGGAAGGCGCGGCTGAGGGCCTTGGCGCCCGCCACGCGGATGGACTGCTGGGCCATTTTCGCGGCCATCTCGCCCACGACGTACTTCGCCTCGGCGAGCGCCCACGTCCGCTCGAAGGAGCCGACGGGCTCCATCAGCGCCGCCCGCTTCAGCATCAGCCACGCCGGCTCGAGGGAGATCTTCATCTCTCCCACGGTGCTGAAGAGCCGGCCCGCGTCCGGGTGTCCGTGGCCCGCCTCACCCTCCAGCGTGCGCTTCATCGTCTCGCGGGCGAGTTCGCGGGCGTACCGGTACGCGGACTCGGCCACGCCCAGGTACGCGGCGCAAAGGCCCACGCCGTACTCCAGCTCCAGCAGGAGGTTGAGCGGGGTGGTGATGACGTCCTGCTCGGGGATGAAGGTGTCCTCGAAGTCGATGCTGACGCTCTGGGTGCCCCGCATGGCGAGGGTGTTCCAGTCGGAGTGGAAGCGGATGCTCGGCGCCGTGAGGGGGACGACCACGCCCACCAGGGCCTCGCCCAGCATCGCGTTGACGAAGGCGAGGTCGGCGTTGGGCCCGAAGGAGCAGTACGCCTTGCGGCCCCGGAGCAGGTAGCCGCCCTGGGTCCGGGTGAGCACCGTCTTCGGCAGGTTGCCGGAGAAGATGCTCGCCTGGGGCTCCGAGCCGAGTGCGCTGAACTTCACGCCCTCTCGCACCACCCTGCCGAAGAAGCGCTCCTTCTGCTCGGGGGTGGCCAGCAGGTCGATGAAGGTCATCGCCGTGTTGTGCATGGTGAAGCACAGCGCGGTGGCGGGATCTCCCTTGGCGACCTCCAGGGTGACGGCGGCCTGCGTCAGGCTGCTGGCGCCCTGGCCGCCGTACTGCTTCGGCACCCGCAGCGCCATCAGCCCGTGACGCTGGAGGTCCTCGAAGTTCTCGGTGGGAAACCTGTTCTCCGCGTCGTAGCGCTCCGCGCGCGGGCCGAAGTTCTCGTAGGCCAGGCGCCGCGCCACCGTGATGAGCTCCTTCTCCCCCGGGGACACCTCGAGGTGGGAGTGATCGAAGACCTCGGGGCCCCGGTTCAACGTGCTCATTGGCTCACCGCTTTCCGTGCTTCCATGCACCGCTGCGAGGAGACTGCTAACGCCCGGCCACGGCGCGGTTGCCGGAGGCGGCTTCCAGCCGCTCGGCCAGGGCCGCCACCGTACGGCCCTCGATGAAGTACCTCAACGGCACCTCCATCCGGAGCGCCGAACGGATCTTCGCCACGAGCTGGGTGGCGAGCAGCGAGTGGCCGCCCAGCTCGAAGAAGTCGTCGTGGATGCCGACCTGCTTGATGCTCAGCGCCTGGGCCCACAGCTCGGCCAGTTGCTGCTCGAGCGCGGTGCGCGGCGCGACGTACTCGCCCTCCAGCGTGGGGCGGCCGAGCTGCGGGGTGGGCAGTGCGTTGCGATCCACCTTCCCATTGGGCGTGAGCGGGAACGACTCCAGCGTCACGAAGATGGAGGGGAGCATGAACTCGGGCAGGCGATCCTTGAGGAAGGCGCGCAGCTCGGACTGGGACAGCTCCACACCCCAGCGGGTGACGAGGTAGGCCACCAGGCGCTGATCGTCCGCGGGGCCCCGCACCACCACCACCGCCTCGCGGACGCTGGGGTGCTCGCCGAGCGCGTTTTCGATCTCCCCCAGCTCGATGCGGAAGCCGCGCAGCTTGACCTGGTGGTCGTTGCGGCCGAGGAACTCGACGGTGCCATCGGGCAGCCAGCGGGCCAGGTCGCCGGTGCGGTACATGCGCGCGCCCGGCGAGGTGGAGAACGGATCCGGCACGAAGCGGGAGGCGGTGAGGTCCGGCCGCTCATGGTAGCCGCGGGAGACGCCCGAGCCCCCGATGTACAGCTCGCCCACCACGCCGATGGGGAGCAGGTCCAGCCGCTCGTCGAGGATGTAGAGCGAGGTGTTGGCGATGGGCCGGCCGATCGGCACGGAGTGGCCCACCTTCTCCACGCGCTGGGTGGAGGACCAGACGGTCGTCTCGGTGGGCCCGTACATGTTGAGCACCTCGGGCACCCGCGCGGAGAGCTCCCGCGCGAGGGGGACGGGGAAGGCCTCGCCGCCCACCAGCAGCTTGCTCAGCCGGCCCAGTCCCTCGGGCTCCTGGAGCAGCAGGCGCCCCAGGGACGGGGTGCACTGGAAGTGGGTGACGCCGTGGCGCGTCAGGTTCGACAGCAGCGAGGGCTCCTTCTGGGCGGAGCGCGGCGCGTTCACCACCCGGCGCAGCTCGTCGAGCCTGGGCAGGCTGGCCAGCACCTCGTCCGCGTCCACTCCGAAGTCGATGAGGCAGCCCAGCTCGTCCACGCCGATGGCGCGCAGCCGGTCCACCATCTGCGCGCAGCTCTCCACCGTGCCCATGAGGCTGCTGGTGCCGAAGTAGCGCTCGAAGGCGTGACCGAGCAGCGCCTCCAGGTCGTCCTCGGTGAAGCCCTGGGCCTTCACGTCCACGCCCATGCTGCGCGCCAGGTTCTGGATGAGATCCAGCGACGTCTTCAGGTAGTTGCAGAAGGGGCGGCGGACGAGCTTCTTCACCGCCTCGAGATCCTCACCCACGAAGGTGTGGAGCATGAGGGTGACGTGGCCCTCGCCAGGGTGGCCGGCCTTGCGCCACGCCTCACGGTAGCGGGCGACCTTGCCCGCCAGCTCCTCCACGCTCTGGCCGAGCAGGTGGGTGAGGATGCCCGCGCCGGCCTCGCCCGCGGCCTCGAAGGTCTTGGGATCGCCCGAGGCGGTGAGCCAGAAGGGCAGCTCCTTGCGCACCGGGCGCGGAAGGGGGCTGACCTGGATCTCGTTGCCGGCGCCGTTGAGGAAGGGCCGGCTCTCCCCGCGCCACAGCCGCCGGACGGTGTCGATCTCCCGCAGCATGATGGCGCGGCGATCGGCGTAGTTGTCCTTCTGGAAGACGAAGTCGTCGGCGTGCCAGCCGGCGGCGAAGGAGATGCCCACCCGGCCGCGGGAGAGGTTGTCCACGACGGACCACTCCTCCACCACGCGGATGGGGTTGTGCAGGGGGAGCACCACGCTGCCGGCGCGGATCTGGATGCGCTGGGTGGCGACGGCCAGGGCCGCGCTGGTGACGGCGGGATTGGGGTAGAGCCCACCGAAGGAGTGGAAGTGGCGCTCGGGCGTCCACACCGCGGCGAAGTGGTTCTGGTCCGCGAAGCGGGCCGCCTCCAGCAGCAGGCGGTACTTGTCCTCGGACTGTTGGTCCTCGGCGCTGGCGAAGAAGAACAGGCTCACCTGCATCTCGCGCTGGCGCGGCGCCTGCTCGGTGGACTCGGCGGCCGCCTCGTCCTCCTCGCGG
This is a stretch of genomic DNA from Archangium violaceum. It encodes these proteins:
- a CDS encoding type I polyketide synthase, which gives rise to MGASREPVAIIGMSGRFPGANTLEQFWENLRNGVESIQRIPEKIIDTRRDPRGNLPPNFVPRGSFLADTEWFDHQFFGLSLRDAKVMDPQQRLFIEYAWTAIEDAGYEPETLGERVAVYGGGGPSRHILDALDAFGHDYGTMFEVVATGVANAMAMRVSHLFNLLGESLYIYTACSTTLVAIDMACRAVLDGRADVALAGGTALWLPQMEGYEHVEGMILSKDGHCRAFDARASGTIWGNGVGALVVKPLAQALRDRDPIRAVIAGSAVNNDGRLNKLSFASPSAEGQTRCIKMAYAESGVPTQSISFVEAHGTGTVVGDPLELEGLHMAFGKGKGPKTVALGSVKTNIGHLDPVAGIASVAKTVLALENEELPASLHFEKPNPAIDFESGPFFVNSTLRPWPRMDGAPRRAGVNSFGVGGTNAHVILEEAPRPEQPVRSARPRQLVTLSARTEKALDNMTAQLAAHLRKHPELDVADVAFTRALGRRQFDARRALVVEDVPSLIQALESPPPAVKVRPRAEQQKVVFLFPGQGSQHTRMAQELYTSEPEFRRDVDDCCEALQGLLKQDVRKVLFPEQDKLAWAEEQIQQTYLTQPILFVVEYALARQWMRWGIQPAAMLGHSVGEYVAACLAGVFNPGEALTLLAARGRCIQEAPTGAMIAVTRPESEVVPLLGPGLDVAAVNGPGQCVVSGPHEAIEALEKVLTGKGIESFRLRTSHAFHSAMLEGAADKFLGAARRVKFRAPQLPFISNVTGTWITPEQATDPQYWARHLRQPVRFWAGLQTLRQSGYRNFLEVGPGHTLSRILQENPVEGGGQELALASLKHPKKVGSDYDVLLRGLGDLWAHRVSVKWAGYYGNEKRRRVRLPHYPFEKAWCALYEPGEEFKLVEKALGAQRLGNPLSDAQRPTEGQTQAAAQLAAVVQAASHAPAPVADAPAARASLAGPPLQARPSSYQRDFVAPSGDVEIRIAEVFGRALGIREVGADDDLMELGGHSLMLVAITNHLRAMFDIQINIRAVMDHPTPATLARKVESLIAEKKATEK
- a CDS encoding MupA/Atu3671 family FMN-dependent luciferase-like monooxygenase is translated as MTNTRDPKDLARRRANLSPEKQELLARRLRGEAGTARPGIRRREDTGRAPLSFSQERMWFLDQLDPGNPAFNENVLLRLRGTLDVEALERSLEELVRRHEILRTSFVLVDERPVQRIPMLAQLTLERVRLAEVPEDQREAEVARLAQEEARKPFDLTQPVLLRATLIEVRQDSHVLLLTNHHIVSDGWSRTVLVKELVALYGAYARGQEPDLPELPIQYGDYAAWQREWLQGEVLAQQLSYWKQKLAAPRATLQLPTSRPRPPSETYRGAVHHFELPPELARQVAELARAEGATLYMVLLAAFDVLLHRLSGQTDIIVGSPTANRGRVETEGLIGFFVNSLVLRTDLSGNPTFRELLGRVRQGTLEAFSHAELPFEKLVEELRPERDPSRAPLFQVMFTLQNVPPVELKLPGLTVEPDRVDAGTARLDLTLEVIPTAEDGLRAELEYNTDLFDATTAALFAERYLVLLEGAVSEPGQQVSRLPILSRQERTLLLDSWNDTRTLPVPETTLVEQFEEQVRRTPDELALLGGQQRITYREANERANRLARLLERRGVGPESRVGLCMSHGPDLVVAMLAILKSGGAYVPLDPEYPHERLTFVLEDARVTLLVTEERLRNFLSAPGLEVLCPESESAALAEASPLDVPARARAGNTAYVLYTSGSTGRPKGVLVEHGNVANFFLAMDSRVGATGGTWLALTSFAFDISVLELLWTLTRGFRVVVPREEDEAAAESTEQAPRQREMQVSLFFFASAEDQQSEDKYRLLLEAARFADQNHFAAVWTPERHFHSFGGLYPNPAVTSAALAVATQRIQIRAGSVVLPLHNPIRVVEEWSVVDNLSRGRVGISFAAGWHADDFVFQKDNYADRRAIMLREIDTVRRLWRGESRPFLNGAGNEIQVSPLPRPVRKELPFWLTASGDPKTFEAAGEAGAGILTHLLGQSVEELAGKVARYREAWRKAGHPGEGHVTLMLHTFVGEDLEAVKKLVRRPFCNYLKTSLDLIQNLARSMGVDVKAQGFTEDDLEALLGHAFERYFGTSSLMGTVESCAQMVDRLRAIGVDELGCLIDFGVDADEVLASLPRLDELRRVVNAPRSAQKEPSLLSNLTRHGVTHFQCTPSLGRLLLQEPEGLGRLSKLLVGGEAFPVPLARELSARVPEVLNMYGPTETTVWSSTQRVEKVGHSVPIGRPIANTSLYILDERLDLLPIGVVGELYIGGSGVSRGYHERPDLTASRFVPDPFSTSPGARMYRTGDLARWLPDGTVEFLGRNDHQVKLRGFRIELGEIENALGEHPSVREAVVVVRGPADDQRLVAYLVTRWGVELSQSELRAFLKDRLPEFMLPSIFVTLESFPLTPNGKVDRNALPTPQLGRPTLEGEYVAPRTALEQQLAELWAQALSIKQVGIHDDFFELGGHSLLATQLVAKIRSALRMEVPLRYFIEGRTVAALAERLEAASGNRAVAGR
- a CDS encoding nuclear transport factor 2 family protein translates to MSTAEDKLAILEVMTSYFFALDALADPSALLSHYTPDAVWECYNHGEKEPALRFDSREQIEQVIAMESATPNPVLLRHHQCGVLFREVTGSTAVTRTKVMVTAQRPDDPAPRVRNTATCEGHWRKGTDGWKLAKWTIFRDPAA
- a CDS encoding ester cyclase, producing the protein MSLEGNKAVVRRYFEEVIDGRANVLEELFTPDCVIHRLELPEPISGLEQMQMFLEMSRYSIQQTRTTLHRLVADGDTVAAHLTHRVVFAGMISTPFGARDVAGQSVEWSAMTFFRMVDGKIAEEWVNRDEMGILAQVGLVQRS
- a CDS encoding acyl-CoA dehydrogenase family protein, producing the protein MSTLNRGPEVFDHSHLEVSPGEKELITVARRLAYENFGPRAERYDAENRFPTENFEDLQRHGLMALRVPKQYGGQGASSLTQAAVTLEVAKGDPATALCFTMHNTAMTFIDLLATPEQKERFFGRVVREGVKFSALGSEPQASIFSGNLPKTVLTRTQGGYLLRGRKAYCSFGPNADLAFVNAMLGEALVGVVVPLTAPSIRFHSDWNTLAMRGTQSVSIDFEDTFIPEQDVITTPLNLLLELEYGVGLCAAYLGVAESAYRYARELARETMKRTLEGEAGHGHPDAGRLFSTVGEMKISLEPAWLMLKRAALMEPVGSFERTWALAEAKYVVGEMAAKMAQQSIRVAGAKALSRAFPIERLFRDAQAGLVMAIKPDHAAYLAGRFELGVLPSGMTLAANPTGFALSPEDLPQSKVD